From one Bradyrhizobium sp. Ash2021 genomic stretch:
- a CDS encoding universal stress protein, translating to MFNSILVPIDLADTDLAKPAIATAATLSKTWSGSVRLLNVLPMTPVMLAEYVPADFDTQQREISEEALTIVARESGIEPSRISTAVRQGGIYHEILEEAAAIKADLIVMTSHRPAMRTYFLGSNAGHVVRYAKCSVLVVRH from the coding sequence ATGTTCAATTCGATTCTCGTGCCGATCGATCTGGCCGATACCGATCTGGCGAAGCCTGCGATCGCTACCGCTGCCACGCTGTCGAAGACCTGGAGCGGCTCGGTGCGGCTATTGAACGTGCTGCCGATGACGCCGGTGATGCTGGCGGAATATGTGCCGGCCGATTTTGACACCCAGCAGCGCGAGATCTCGGAAGAAGCGCTTACGATCGTGGCGCGGGAATCCGGCATCGAGCCGTCGCGCATATCCACCGCGGTCCGCCAGGGCGGCATTTATCACGAGATCCTCGAAGAGGCGGCCGCGATCAAGGCCGATCTGATCGTGATGACGTCGCACCGGCCGGCGATGCGGACCTATTTCCTCGGCTCCAATGCCGGCCATGTGGTGCGCTACGCCAAATGCTCGGTGCTGGTGGTGCGGCACTGA
- a CDS encoding aspartate aminotransferase family protein yields MTKTVREALLQSESSHTLDPQDWDAIRAQGHRMLDDMIDYIANIRDRPVWQPIPDEVRARFRAELPRQASELGDVYREFADFVVPYATGNVHPGFMGWVHGGGTAVGMLAEMLAAGLNANLGGRDHIPIEVERQVVEWTRQMLSFPSEASGIFVTGTSMANLMAVLVARTTALGQSVRQCGVERAALTAYTSKAAHGCITKAMDIAGFGSDALRCIEVDRFHRIDVAALRCRIALDREAGLNPFLVVGSAGTVDIGAIDDLVALSALCREEGLWFHVDGAFGALGILSPVLAPRLAGLESADSIALDFHKWGQVPYDAGFLIVRDGQRHRDTFSSPAAYLRRETRGLSAGSPWPCDLGPDLSRGFRALKTWFTLKIFGTERLGAVITRTCALAGYLESRVLAEPRLELLAPVQLNIVCFRYRAADTNKVNGDIVMDIQESGIAAPSTTLLDGELAIRAAIVNHRTEARDIDALIAAVLEFGARRSASEDGAVPELEQSPPLAM; encoded by the coding sequence GTGACAAAAACGGTGCGCGAAGCGTTGCTGCAATCCGAGTCGAGCCACACCCTCGACCCGCAAGATTGGGACGCGATTCGCGCACAGGGTCATCGCATGCTCGATGACATGATCGACTACATCGCCAACATTCGCGATCGCCCGGTCTGGCAGCCGATACCGGATGAGGTTCGGGCGCGGTTTCGCGCCGAGCTTCCGCGTCAGGCTTCCGAGCTCGGAGATGTCTATCGGGAGTTCGCCGATTTCGTCGTTCCCTACGCGACCGGCAATGTTCATCCGGGCTTCATGGGATGGGTGCATGGCGGCGGTACCGCCGTCGGCATGCTGGCGGAGATGCTGGCTGCCGGACTGAACGCCAATCTCGGCGGACGCGATCACATTCCGATCGAGGTCGAACGTCAGGTCGTGGAATGGACCCGCCAGATGCTCAGCTTTCCGAGCGAGGCGAGCGGCATTTTCGTCACCGGCACATCGATGGCAAATCTGATGGCGGTGCTGGTGGCGCGGACGACAGCACTCGGACAATCGGTCCGGCAGTGCGGCGTCGAACGCGCGGCGCTGACGGCCTATACTTCGAAGGCGGCACACGGGTGCATCACCAAGGCGATGGATATCGCCGGCTTCGGCAGCGACGCGTTGCGGTGCATCGAAGTCGATCGATTCCACCGCATCGACGTTGCCGCGTTGCGGTGCCGGATTGCGCTGGACCGCGAGGCCGGATTGAATCCCTTCCTCGTCGTCGGCTCGGCGGGGACGGTGGACATCGGGGCCATCGATGATCTTGTGGCGTTGAGCGCGCTATGCCGTGAAGAGGGGCTCTGGTTTCACGTCGATGGCGCCTTTGGCGCCCTCGGAATTCTCTCGCCGGTGCTCGCGCCGCGGCTCGCCGGGCTAGAAAGCGCGGATTCGATCGCGCTTGATTTCCACAAATGGGGGCAGGTGCCCTATGACGCCGGCTTCCTGATTGTCCGCGACGGCCAGCGGCATCGCGACACGTTTTCGTCGCCGGCGGCGTATTTGCGCCGCGAGACGCGGGGGCTTTCCGCGGGCTCACCCTGGCCTTGTGACCTCGGCCCCGATCTGTCGCGGGGCTTTCGGGCGCTCAAGACCTGGTTCACGTTGAAAATCTTCGGTACTGAACGGTTGGGAGCCGTCATCACGCGCACCTGCGCGCTTGCCGGATATCTGGAGTCCCGTGTGCTGGCTGAGCCGCGGCTGGAGCTGCTTGCGCCGGTGCAGCTCAATATCGTTTGCTTCCGTTACCGCGCCGCGGATACCAACAAGGTCAATGGCGATATTGTCATGGACATTCAGGAATCCGGGATAGCGGCTCCCTCGACGACGCTCCTCGATGGCGAACTCGCCATACGTGCGGCTATCGTCAATCACCGCACCGAGGCCCGCGATATCGATGCACTGATCGCCGCGGTGCTTGAATTTGGCGCGCGGCGCTCAGCTTCCGAAGACGGCGCAGTGCCGGAATTGGAGCAATCTCCACCGCTGGCAATGTAG
- a CDS encoding flagellar protein — translation MAINSVSFGSSVLNQSIVDLKNQLTMLQSQLTTGKKSTSYAGMGVNEGFAIAARSQLANISAFSDTMSNINTNIGVANTALQAMVDIGTTVQNSANSSSQALNSAGQTIAQQTASSQLTSMLGILNTQAGDRYLFSGSAINTPSVASIDTILNGTTTQAGLKQVTSERRQADLGTNGLGRLVISSPTPSSVQVAEDVAGSPFGLKLNAVSSSLTGATVTGPGGSPNGVSINLGATNPNNGDQVSFKFNLPDGTTESIQLTASSATPLPTGSFAIGTTPAATAANLNAALTTAIGTLANTSLVAASAVEAGNDFFNTTGTAAGTVAHNQAAVPAPITGATLLSGVAGTDSLATSFAAGDTITVNGTPITFVAAGATGNQLNVTDSVQTLLTKIDSITGTSTPSNVSGGVVTLHTDDAASLSVTSSNPAAFAALGLGPTVTAIKPPLRVSGSPLGSATSFVSGTPANTVSWYTGNPGPLASARASSTARIDQSVTVQYGAQANESAIRSQLQTLAVFSAFSAPPAGTNSAGQILALSQRVAQGLTSHPGTQTIQDIQADFAAAQMTMKNATSRQKQSQAMLQSIVDQAETVSPDQVASEVLALQTSLQASYQTTSMLSQLTLTKYLPVG, via the coding sequence ATGGCAATCAACAGCGTCAGTTTCGGCAGTTCCGTTCTCAACCAGTCGATAGTTGATCTCAAAAATCAGCTGACGATGCTGCAGTCGCAGCTGACGACCGGGAAAAAGTCGACGTCCTATGCAGGCATGGGGGTCAACGAGGGATTCGCGATCGCCGCCCGGTCGCAATTGGCCAACATTTCCGCCTTCTCCGACACGATGAGCAACATCAACACCAACATCGGCGTCGCCAACACGGCCCTGCAGGCGATGGTCGACATCGGAACCACGGTTCAAAACAGCGCGAACAGTTCGTCGCAGGCGCTAAACAGCGCGGGCCAGACCATCGCGCAGCAGACCGCCAGCTCTCAACTGACTTCGATGCTGGGTATTCTGAATACCCAGGCGGGTGATCGCTACCTGTTTTCGGGCAGCGCCATCAATACGCCGTCCGTTGCCTCGATCGATACCATTCTCAACGGAACCACCACCCAGGCCGGGTTGAAGCAGGTGACCTCCGAGCGGAGGCAAGCGGATCTCGGTACCAACGGCCTCGGTCGTCTCGTTATTTCTTCGCCGACGCCGAGCTCGGTTCAAGTGGCGGAGGACGTCGCAGGCTCGCCGTTCGGCCTGAAGCTGAACGCGGTGTCGTCCTCGCTGACCGGCGCGACCGTCACCGGTCCCGGCGGATCGCCGAACGGCGTTTCGATCAATCTCGGCGCGACCAACCCAAACAACGGCGATCAGGTCAGCTTCAAGTTTAATCTGCCGGACGGTACGACCGAATCGATTCAGCTCACCGCCTCGAGCGCAACGCCGCTGCCGACCGGGAGCTTCGCCATCGGCACGACGCCGGCGGCGACCGCTGCCAACCTGAACGCGGCGCTGACCACGGCGATCGGCACGCTTGCCAATACATCGCTGGTGGCCGCTTCGGCCGTCGAGGCGGGCAACGATTTTTTCAACACGACTGGAACCGCTGCCGGAACCGTGGCCCACAACCAGGCGGCTGTTCCTGCGCCGATCACCGGCGCGACGCTGTTATCCGGTGTCGCGGGTACGGACTCGCTGGCTACCAGCTTCGCAGCTGGCGACACCATCACCGTCAACGGCACACCGATCACTTTCGTCGCTGCCGGCGCGACCGGAAACCAGCTCAACGTCACCGACAGCGTCCAGACACTCTTGACGAAAATCGATTCGATCACGGGCACCTCGACCCCGTCGAACGTCAGCGGCGGTGTGGTCACGCTGCACACCGACGATGCCGCGAGCCTTTCGGTCACGAGTTCGAACCCGGCCGCATTTGCGGCGCTCGGACTCGGCCCCACGGTGACGGCGATCAAGCCGCCGCTGCGCGTCAGTGGCTCGCCACTGGGCTCCGCCACCTCGTTTGTCAGCGGTACGCCGGCAAATACCGTATCCTGGTACACCGGCAATCCAGGGCCGCTGGCTTCAGCGCGCGCATCGTCGACCGCGCGGATCGATCAGTCGGTGACCGTTCAATACGGGGCGCAGGCCAATGAATCCGCGATTCGTTCGCAGCTTCAAACCCTGGCGGTTTTTTCAGCGTTCTCTGCTCCGCCTGCGGGGACAAATTCCGCGGGGCAGATTCTGGCGCTGAGCCAGCGGGTGGCGCAAGGTCTGACGTCGCATCCGGGTACGCAAACGATCCAGGACATTCAGGCGGATTTTGCCGCGGCGCAGATGACGATGAAAAATGCGACGAGTCGGCAAAAGCAAAGTCAGGCGATGCTGCAGAGTATCGTTGACCAGGCCGAGACCGTTTCGCCTGATCAGGTGGCGAGCGAGGTCCTCGCACTCCAGACCAGCCTGCAGGCTTCCTATCAGACGACGTCGATGCTCTCCCAGCTCACCCTGACGAAGTATCTTCCGGTCGGCTAA
- the flgK gene encoding flagellar hook-associated protein FlgK, with protein sequence MSLSSALATAMSGLRANQAALSITSSNIANTQTPGYVAKSVNQVQTLSGDFGAGVNVTGVSRQLDQFVQSQLRSETSGGAYADQMASVLTQLQSVYGTPGDAGTLETAFSNFTTALQSLSTTSGSSSSQISAATAAQALAQQLNVTTQGIQTLRSNAEQDINISVGQANTAMTQIAHLNVQLQGMSATDPTAATLMDQRDQAIDKLSQLMDIRVSTNGNNQATIYTTNGVELVGAQASTLSFNSQGTLNANSQWNANPANSSVGTISIKLANGAVTDMIGTGSIISGQIAADVTLRDKTLVQAQAQVDQLAASLASALSNKTTAGTAAPAALAPKAGFDLDLSNVLPGNTINLTYTDTTTNTQHQVSIVRVDDPAALPLSNVGGNPNNPVIGVNFTGGMASVVAQLNAALGSSNLQFSNPAGSTLRVLDNGTATAAVNAASVTTTVSSLASGGPQLPLFTDGNALYTGAITAQAPQQLGLAGRITVNAALLADPSKFTVYNTSPTTPAGDTTRSDFLYSQLTSGTFTYSPQTGLGTVATPFKGTLSGFMQQFLSLQSNASTSATQLQQGQDVVVNTLQQKMKATSGVNIDTEVANLIALQNSYAANAHVMSVVQTMMSTLMQVQL encoded by the coding sequence ATGAGTTTGAGTTCGGCCCTCGCCACTGCAATGTCTGGTTTGCGTGCGAACCAGGCCGCGCTTTCGATCACGTCGTCGAATATCGCCAACACCCAGACGCCTGGCTATGTCGCCAAAAGCGTCAATCAGGTCCAGACCCTGAGCGGCGACTTCGGCGCGGGCGTCAACGTCACCGGCGTGTCCCGCCAACTCGATCAATTCGTTCAGAGCCAATTGCGATCGGAGACGTCCGGCGGCGCTTATGCCGACCAGATGGCGAGTGTCCTGACCCAACTGCAATCCGTCTATGGAACGCCCGGAGATGCCGGGACGCTCGAAACCGCATTTTCCAATTTTACGACGGCGCTTCAATCGCTTTCGACGACGTCGGGAAGTTCATCGTCACAAATCTCGGCTGCGACGGCGGCGCAGGCGCTGGCGCAGCAACTGAATGTAACGACGCAGGGTATTCAAACCCTGCGTTCCAATGCCGAGCAGGACATCAACATTTCGGTGGGGCAGGCCAATACGGCCATGACCCAGATCGCGCATCTGAACGTCCAGCTGCAGGGAATGAGCGCAACCGATCCCACGGCGGCCACCCTGATGGATCAACGCGACCAGGCGATAGACAAGCTGTCGCAGCTGATGGATATCCGCGTCTCCACCAATGGAAACAATCAGGCGACCATCTACACCACGAACGGTGTCGAACTGGTCGGCGCTCAGGCCTCCACGCTCAGTTTCAATTCGCAGGGTACGCTGAACGCCAACTCGCAATGGAATGCCAATCCGGCAAATTCATCCGTCGGCACGATCTCGATCAAGCTCGCGAACGGCGCTGTCACGGACATGATCGGGACGGGCTCGATCATCTCCGGTCAGATCGCCGCCGACGTCACGTTGCGGGACAAGACGCTGGTGCAGGCGCAGGCCCAGGTCGATCAGCTCGCGGCATCGTTGGCCAGCGCGCTGTCGAACAAGACCACCGCCGGGACGGCCGCTCCGGCCGCTCTTGCCCCCAAGGCCGGTTTCGATCTCGACCTCTCGAACGTACTGCCCGGCAATACGATCAACCTCACCTATACCGACACGACGACCAACACCCAGCATCAGGTGTCGATCGTGCGGGTCGATGATCCCGCAGCACTTCCCCTGTCGAACGTCGGGGGCAATCCGAACAATCCGGTGATCGGCGTCAATTTTACCGGCGGAATGGCCTCGGTCGTTGCGCAACTGAACGCTGCGCTCGGTAGCTCCAATCTGCAGTTTTCGAATCCGGCCGGGTCTACCTTGCGGGTGCTCGACAACGGCACCGCCACGGCGGCCGTTAACGCGGCGTCGGTTACCACTACGGTTTCGTCGCTTGCGAGCGGTGGTCCGCAACTTCCGTTGTTTACCGACGGGAATGCATTGTACACCGGGGCGATCACGGCGCAGGCCCCGCAACAACTGGGATTGGCTGGACGGATCACGGTCAATGCCGCGCTGCTCGCCGATCCGTCGAAGTTCACGGTCTACAATACTTCACCCACGACGCCCGCCGGCGATACGACGCGTTCGGATTTTCTGTATTCCCAGCTGACGTCGGGCACGTTCACCTACTCGCCGCAGACCGGGCTTGGCACGGTCGCGACGCCGTTCAAGGGGACGCTGTCAGGTTTCATGCAGCAGTTCCTGAGCCTGCAGAGCAATGCATCCACCTCGGCGACGCAGCTTCAGCAGGGGCAGGACGTCGTCGTCAACACGTTGCAACAGAAAATGAAAGCCACTTCCGGGGTCAATATCGATACCGAGGTGGCCAATTTGATCGCTTTGCAGAATTCCTACGCGGCCAATGCTCACGTGATGTCTGTGGTTCAGACCATGATGTCCACCTTGATGCAAGTCCAGTTGTAA
- a CDS encoding histidine phosphatase family protein, producing MRRLMLLRHAKTESNAPSGQDQDRRLDDRGRHDAATIGDWIGRHPPFPDLVLVSPAVRALQTWEIAREAMKHHARQPQVEFLPELYGADPAQLLQTIRMASVNDPRRLLVVGHNPGMHELALTLTGSGDAAAKKALEHNLPTAGFAIFDFATDDWNDVAFRRGKLVLFISPKLLKRISGD from the coding sequence ATGCGCCGTTTGATGCTGTTGCGTCATGCCAAGACCGAAAGTAACGCTCCGTCCGGGCAGGACCAGGACCGCCGTCTGGACGACCGCGGCCGGCACGATGCCGCCACGATCGGCGACTGGATCGGCCGGCATCCGCCGTTTCCCGACCTCGTGCTGGTTTCACCGGCGGTCCGGGCACTCCAGACCTGGGAGATCGCCCGGGAAGCGATGAAGCATCATGCCCGGCAGCCACAGGTCGAATTCCTGCCCGAACTCTACGGCGCCGATCCGGCCCAGCTGTTGCAAACCATCCGTATGGCCTCCGTCAACGATCCGCGGCGGCTCTTGGTGGTCGGGCATAATCCCGGCATGCACGAACTGGCGCTGACGCTCACCGGCAGCGGCGACGCCGCCGCGAAGAAGGCGCTCGAACACAATTTGCCGACCGCAGGCTTCGCCATATTCGACTTCGCGACCGACGACTGGAACGATGTCGCGTTCCGCCGCGGCAAACTCGTACTGTTCATCAGCCCGAAATTATTGAAGAGAATTTCGGGCGATTAG
- a CDS encoding FAD-binding oxidoreductase has protein sequence MAETSTGTPDQAGDDAPFRTRLSFDMDVDICVVGAGLAGLTVAREAARLGASVAVLEGRHVGWNASGHQLGTVMPGYGLPIGDLIERIGLEDARELWSLSKEGADYVRAAATEELMPGIALTEGALEVSNVDAGETLINRLQTLSEDFETEVEGWQVDRVRAELKTGRYFHGIHYPRAFQIDGRKYVHGLAALAKRAGARIFEDTPVVSIDSSGIRKRIVTPSARLRASYIVLAGNIHLGAASRRLSETLLPVWRYAGVTEPLGDRLAEVISFQGSVTDSDGIDHFRIVDGDRLMWASPETTWNAEPGRFGSAIQRRIATVFPQLGKVAMADMFGGAVGVTVHGMPQIGQLRKGLWVASGFGRQGLNTSAMAGQLIARSILWGDGRWRLFSPFELVWAGGATGRVAGQLIGMWGRGSAAAAGALARYREGARAREQVREARLAEANRQAGTRSPPRRPPPSGGPRPVRPGPPVRAETHGGGTEAAPSQESEKIQDEPV, from the coding sequence ATGGCCGAGACTTCCACAGGTACCCCCGACCAAGCCGGTGACGACGCGCCGTTTCGCACGCGTCTTTCGTTCGACATGGACGTCGATATTTGCGTGGTCGGGGCCGGGCTCGCCGGTCTGACGGTGGCGCGGGAGGCCGCGCGCCTTGGCGCCAGCGTCGCCGTGCTCGAAGGCCGCCATGTCGGCTGGAACGCGTCCGGACATCAACTCGGCACGGTCATGCCGGGTTACGGTCTGCCGATCGGCGACTTGATCGAGCGCATCGGCCTCGAGGACGCCCGCGAACTCTGGTCGCTGTCGAAGGAGGGCGCCGATTATGTTCGCGCTGCCGCCACCGAAGAATTAATGCCGGGCATCGCGCTGACCGAGGGTGCGCTGGAAGTCTCCAACGTCGATGCCGGCGAAACGCTGATCAACCGGCTGCAAACGCTGAGCGAGGATTTCGAGACCGAGGTCGAAGGCTGGCAGGTCGATCGCGTCCGCGCCGAGCTCAAGACCGGGCGCTATTTCCACGGCATCCATTACCCCCGGGCGTTCCAGATCGACGGCCGTAAATATGTTCACGGCCTGGCAGCGCTGGCGAAGCGGGCCGGCGCCCGCATCTTCGAGGATACGCCGGTCGTCAGCATCGATTCCTCAGGCATTCGCAAGCGGATCGTGACGCCTTCGGCGCGGCTGCGCGCCTCGTACATCGTGCTGGCCGGCAACATCCATCTCGGCGCCGCGTCGCGGCGGCTGTCGGAGACCCTGCTTCCGGTGTGGCGCTATGCCGGGGTCACCGAGCCGCTCGGCGATCGGCTCGCCGAGGTGATCAGCTTTCAGGGCTCGGTGACCGATAGCGACGGCATCGATCATTTCCGGATCGTGGACGGCGACCGCCTGATGTGGGCCAGCCCGGAAACGACCTGGAACGCGGAGCCCGGCCGCTTTGGCTCCGCCATTCAGCGCCGGATCGCCACCGTCTTCCCGCAACTCGGCAAGGTCGCCATGGCCGACATGTTCGGCGGCGCGGTCGGAGTGACCGTGCACGGCATGCCGCAGATCGGCCAGCTGCGCAAAGGTCTGTGGGTCGCCAGCGGCTTCGGCCGCCAGGGCCTGAATACGTCGGCGATGGCCGGGCAATTGATCGCGCGCAGCATCCTGTGGGGTGACGGGCGTTGGCGGCTGTTTTCACCGTTCGAACTGGTCTGGGCCGGCGGCGCGACCGGCCGGGTCGCGGGCCAGCTGATCGGAATGTGGGGGCGGGGAAGCGCCGCCGCCGCCGGCGCGCTGGCGCGCTACCGGGAAGGCGCGCGGGCGAGGGAGCAGGTCCGCGAGGCGCGCCTGGCCGAGGCCAATCGCCAGGCCGGAACCAGGTCGCCACCCCGGCGCCCGCCGCCGTCGGGCGGGCCGCGCCCGGTGCGTCCTGGACCGCCGGTGCGGGCGGAAACGCATGGGGGCGGAACGGAGGCCGCGCCCTCGCAAGAAAGTGAGAAAATTCAGGACGAACCGGTGTAA
- a CDS encoding DUF1127 domain-containing protein, with the protein MTTMSSTAAQRTSANPSGGLVRWIEGWVNNLAANWVRREAIKALRQLDDRALRDIGISRCHIERAVWGIVDRELGRLR; encoded by the coding sequence ATGACCACGATGTCCTCGACTGCCGCGCAACGCACGTCCGCCAACCCGTCCGGTGGACTTGTCCGTTGGATCGAAGGTTGGGTGAATAACCTCGCCGCCAATTGGGTTCGCCGGGAAGCCATCAAAGCGCTGCGGCAACTGGACGATCGTGCGCTCCGCGATATCGGGATCAGCCGCTGTCACATCGAGCGGGCGGTCTGGGGCATTGTCGATCGGGAACTCGGCCGGCTTCGCTGA
- a CDS encoding flagellar hook-basal body complex protein — protein MGIFDALNTSVAGLQAQSFALQNISGNIANAQTTGYKGIGTSFVDLVPDSTSPDRQVSGSVTAFARPTITSQGTVSGSTVATFMAINGDGFFSVQKAIGVTDNVPVFNGVTDYTRRGDFQVNANGNLVNGAGYYLMGVAVDPKTGNPLGNVPQVLQFQNNFVPAEATSAIQYAANLPTTPLTPASTTALAGSVLAAGVLNPGDFAQNPLVIGTPTFVNASVNGTAASSQLPAAITTSTTLSGAAGSNTLTTGFAAGDTITVDGTTFHFVNTGSVSGTSGNNIDISDSVGTLLSKIGSVTGAAPTLAGGVITLNTGTGQDLTITTSASAQNAFAALGLPASGTVALARAAGPPGTGIVIGNDTGTFQKESISGGAVTAFNAAGTPVNLQMRWAKVDSSTLGAGHQDTWNLFYQNDPAATGTNPGWTNVGTNFTFGANGALISPTGSAIPVTNVQVSGQSLGTLTINVGSGGLTQFATTGGAATINNITQNGFAAGQLQSVAISNSGLVVGTFSNGQNLDLASVTLSHFNGTNYLKALDGGAYAVTDQSGPAIIGASGTISGSSLEGSNTDIADEFTKLIVTQQAYSANTKVITTANSMVQDLLNVLR, from the coding sequence ATGGGTATCTTCGACGCTCTCAATACTTCCGTTGCGGGCCTGCAGGCGCAATCCTTCGCGCTTCAGAACATTTCCGGCAATATCGCGAATGCCCAGACGACCGGCTACAAAGGCATAGGCACCTCTTTCGTCGATCTCGTTCCGGATTCGACGAGCCCCGACCGGCAAGTCTCCGGATCGGTCACGGCCTTCGCACGACCGACCATCACCTCGCAGGGAACCGTCTCAGGGTCCACGGTCGCCACGTTCATGGCGATCAACGGCGACGGCTTCTTCTCGGTGCAAAAGGCGATCGGGGTCACGGACAATGTGCCGGTTTTCAACGGCGTCACCGATTATACCCGTCGTGGCGATTTCCAGGTCAACGCCAACGGCAATCTGGTCAACGGCGCCGGCTATTACCTGATGGGCGTGGCGGTCGATCCCAAAACCGGAAACCCGCTCGGCAACGTGCCGCAGGTGCTGCAGTTCCAGAACAATTTCGTTCCGGCGGAGGCCACCAGCGCCATTCAATACGCCGCGAACCTTCCGACCACGCCGCTGACGCCGGCAAGCACCACCGCTCTCGCCGGCTCGGTGTTGGCTGCGGGCGTCCTGAACCCCGGTGATTTCGCCCAAAATCCCCTGGTGATAGGCACCCCGACTTTCGTCAACGCATCCGTGAACGGCACCGCCGCGTCGAGTCAGCTTCCGGCCGCGATCACAACCTCAACGACACTTTCCGGGGCGGCGGGAAGCAACACGCTGACGACGGGCTTTGCGGCCGGCGACACCATTACCGTCGATGGTACGACATTTCATTTTGTGAACACCGGCTCGGTATCCGGCACGTCAGGCAATAATATCGACATCTCCGACTCGGTCGGTACCCTGCTGTCGAAAATCGGTTCGGTCACCGGCGCCGCGCCGACCCTCGCTGGCGGCGTGATCACGCTGAACACGGGCACCGGGCAAGATCTAACGATCACCACTTCGGCGTCGGCGCAGAACGCGTTCGCAGCACTCGGCCTGCCGGCCTCCGGTACCGTCGCGCTGGCGCGAGCCGCCGGCCCCCCCGGCACCGGCATCGTCATTGGCAACGACACCGGGACGTTTCAGAAGGAAAGCATCAGCGGTGGCGCGGTAACGGCTTTCAACGCCGCGGGAACGCCGGTCAACTTGCAAATGCGATGGGCCAAGGTTGACAGCTCCACGCTCGGCGCCGGACATCAGGACACGTGGAATCTTTTTTATCAGAACGATCCCGCCGCGACCGGTACAAATCCCGGCTGGACCAACGTCGGCACGAACTTCACCTTCGGCGCCAACGGCGCATTGATCAGCCCGACAGGTTCGGCGATCCCGGTGACGAACGTACAGGTCAGCGGCCAGTCGCTCGGCACTCTCACGATCAACGTCGGGTCCGGCGGCCTGACCCAATTTGCCACCACCGGTGGCGCGGCGACCATCAACAACATCACGCAGAACGGCTTTGCGGCCGGCCAGCTGCAATCGGTCGCGATCAGCAATAGCGGTCTCGTGGTAGGCACCTTCTCCAACGGACAGAACCTCGATCTCGCCTCGGTCACGTTGTCGCATTTCAACGGCACCAACTACCTGAAAGCGCTCGATGGCGGCGCCTATGCCGTCACCGATCAATCGGGGCCGGCGATCATCGGCGCCTCGGGTACGATCAGCGGTTCCTCGCTCGAGGGCTCGAACACCGACATCGCCGACGAGTTCACCAAGCTGATCGTGACCCAGCAGGCATATTCCGCGAACACCAAGGTGATCACCACGGCCAACAGCATGGTTCAGGATCTGCTGAACGTGCTGCGTTGA
- the msrB gene encoding peptide-methionine (R)-S-oxide reductase MsrB, with the protein MIDRRILLASVASLFGLAAFRWLRPTSARAAEKFEIEKTDAEWRAQLTPQQYEILRKEGTERPGSSPLLNEHRKGIFACAGCDLPLFSSETKFESGTGWPSFYQPLDNAVGKTEDRTFGMLRTEIHCRRCGGHLGHVFDDGPKPTGLRYCMDGFALVFHPAAPSAT; encoded by the coding sequence ATGATTGACCGCCGTATCCTGCTCGCATCGGTTGCAAGCCTGTTTGGCCTTGCCGCTTTCCGCTGGCTGCGCCCGACGTCTGCCCGGGCTGCCGAGAAATTCGAGATCGAAAAGACCGATGCCGAATGGCGCGCGCAACTGACGCCGCAGCAATATGAAATCCTGCGCAAGGAGGGCACCGAACGCCCGGGATCGAGCCCGCTGCTGAACGAGCACCGCAAGGGCATTTTCGCCTGCGCCGGCTGCGACCTGCCGCTGTTCTCCTCGGAGACGAAGTTCGAAAGCGGCACCGGCTGGCCGAGCTTCTACCAGCCGCTCGACAACGCCGTCGGCAAAACCGAAGACCGCACCTTCGGGATGCTGCGCACCGAAATTCACTGCCGCCGCTGCGGCGGCCATCTCGGTCATGTCTTCGACGATGGTCCGAAGCCGACCGGCTTGCGCTACTGCATGGACGGTTTTGCGCTGGTGTTTCACCCCGCAGCGCCGTCGGCTACCTGA